GATCGACGACAAGCTGGTCCAGCGCTTGGCCGAGCAGGTCGCCCGGGTCAGCCACCAGGGCATCAACCGCGAACATCCGCTGCTGGGCGCGACGCTGCCGGACGGCGCGCGCGTGCAGTTCTGCGGACCGCCGGCCAGCCGCAAGCACTGGGTCATGGCGATCAGGCGGCACCGGCGGCTCGACCTGCCGCTCGACGCGTACGACACCGGCCCGCTGACGGGGGCCGAGCCGCCGGCGATGCCCGACCCGCAAGCGCAGCCGATCGCGTTCCTGCGCGAGGCGATCCGGCAGAAAAAGACGATTCTGATTTCCGGCGGCACGTCGACCGGGAAGACGACCTTTCTCAACGCCATGCTGGGCGAGATCCCGGCGCACGAGCGGGTCGTGCTCGTCGAGGACACGCCCGAACTGCGCCTGCCCGGAGAGAACGGTGTGGGGCTGGTGGCCGTGAAGGGCGAGCTCGGCGAAGCGAAGGTGACGGCCAACGAACTTCTCCAGGCGGCGCTTCGCTTGAGGCCGGACCGCGTCGTACTGGGCGAGCTGCGCGGCGCGGAAAGCGTCAGCTTCCTGCGCGCGATCAATACGGGGCATCCCGGAAGCTTTTCCACGATCCACGCCAATTCGCTGAGCGGCGCGCTGGAACAGCTTTCGCTGATGGTCATGCAGACCGGCATCGGCCTCACGCGTCCGGACACCATCGCCTACGCCTCCAGCGTGATCGACGTGCTGGTGCAGCTGGGGCGCGACGAGCAGGGACGCCGGGGCATCACGCAGATCGCCGAAAGCGCTTCCCTGGTCTGAGAGATTTGTCCCAAAGGAAAGTGGGTTAACACCCTTGCGCGGAACGCGACTGCCATGGAATCGTAGCTAATGCGCGGCAGGGGGAGAATCCGCGTCACTCTATCCCTTGTCGCGCACCTTCAACCGACTGCAGGCCCGATGAGCACAGCCCGGACGATCGCCAACGACATTATCCCAACCGTCGTCGACGATGGGCATGAACGCTACTTCAACCGTGAGCTGAGCTGGCTCGCCTTCAACGAACGGGTCCTCGCGGAGGCCTGCAACCCCGATTATCCCTTGCTCGAACGCCTGCGGTTCCTGTCGATTTCCGGCAGCAACCTGGACGAGTTCATGCAGATCCGCGTCGCGGGCCTCATCGGGCAGGTACAGCGCGGGATCGAACGCACGTCCATAGAAGGGCGGACCCCGTCGCAGCAACTGACCTGCATCCGCAAGGCTCTGGCGACGATCACGGAGGACCAGCAGGCGATCTGGCGCGACCTGCGATCGCTGCTGGCCGATGCGGGCATCCATATCGCCGACGAGCGCAGGATCGACCGCGAGGCGCACGAATGGCTGCGCCAGTTCTTCCTCGACGAAATCCTGCCGATCATCACGCCCCAGGCGCTCGATCCGGCCCATCCGTTCCCGTTCGTCGCGAACGAAGGGCTTGGGGTCCTGTTCACGGTGAAGCGCAAGAAGGAGCAGTTGGTCGAGATGATCCTCATCCCGTCCGCGCTGCCGCGCTTCATCCGGGTGCCGGGCGGCGAGGACGGGACGGGCGATGCGACCTATATCAGCATCGAAAGCCTCATCGGCCGGTTTGCGGAGCACCTCTTTCCCGGCTTCGACATCAAGGGCGATGGCGTGTTCCGCGTGCTGCGCGACAGCGACATCGAGATCGAGGAAGAGGCCGAAGATCTCGTCCGCACCTTCCGCAGCGCGATCCAGCGGCGCCGGCGTGGACAGGTCATCCAGCTGGAACTGGACGCCGATTTCGATCCCACGGCGGAACAGATGCTGCGCGAGCAGCTGGCCCCCTCCGGCGTCAGCGTCGTCAAGACCGATGGCATGCTGGGTATAGAGGGCCTCTCCGCAATCATCGAGGAAGACCGGCCGGACCTCAAGTTCGACAGCTACACCCCCCGCTATCCCGAACGCATCCTGGAGCATGACGGGGACGCCTTCGCCGCGATCCGCGAGAAGGACATCGTCATCCACCACCCGTACGAAAGCTTCGACGTGGTGGTCGACTTCATCCGCCAAGCGGCGCACGATCGTAACGTGGTCGCCATCAAGCAGGCGCTGTACCGCGCCGGGACCCAGTCCGCGGTGATCGAGGCGCTCGTGGAAGCGGCCGAGAACGGCAAGTCGGTCACGGCCGTGGTGGAACTGAAGGCCCGCTTTGACGAAGAGCAGAACCTCTACTGGGCCAACAAGCTCGAACGGGCCGGCGTGCAGGTGATCTACGGCTTCGTCGACTGGAAGACCCACGCCAAGTGCGCGATGGTCGTGCGCCGCGAAGACGAGGGCTTCCGCACCTATTGCCACTTCGGCACGGGCAATTATCACCCGGTCACGGCCAAGGTGTACACCGATCTCAGCTTCTTCACCGCCAGCCCGAAACTGGGGCGCGATGCGGCCAAGCTGTTCAATTTCGTGACCGGCTATGTCGAGCCGCGCGAGACCGAAATGCTTGGCATTTCCCCGATAGACCTGCGCGAAAAGCTTTATACCGCAATCGACCGGGAGATCGAGAACGTGCGCCGCGGGAAGCCGGCGGCGATCTGGGCAAAGATGAACCAGCTGACCGACAGCGGCATGATAGAGCGGCTGTATGCGGCGAGCGATGCGGGTGTCGAAATCCAGCTGATCGTGCGCGGCATCTGCTGCATCAAGCCCGGGGTGGAGGGGCTGTCCGACCACATCAACGTGCGCTCCATCATCGGGCGGTTCCTTGAGCACAGCCGCATCTACGCCTTTGCCAATGGCGAACCAATGCCGTCGCCCAGGGCCAGCGTGTACATCTCCTCCGCCGACCTCATGAGCCGCAATCTCGATCGCCGGGTCGAGGCGCTCGTCCCGATCACGAACCGGACCGTTCACGATCAGGTGCTGCAGCAGGTGCTGCTCGCCAATCTGCTGGACACGGAGCGCAGCTGGGAACTCCAGCCGGATGGCAGCTATCGCAGACTGGAAGGTGACGGGAAGCCGTTCAACTGCCATCGCTATTTCATGACCAATCCCTCCCTCTCCGGACGCGGCGGTGCGCTGGAAGTCGGCGGTGTACCCAAGCTGGCGCTGCGCAAGGGGGCCACCTGAGCGCCCCCGCGACCATGCAGGCGGCAGAAGATGCACCGCCGGAACCGATTGCGGCGTTCCTCGGCACGCCAGCGACGCATGCGGTCGTCGACATCGGATCGAACACCGTGCGCCTCGTCCTCTATGGCGGATCGCCCCGCGCACCGATGGTGCTTCTCAACGAGAAAGTTACTGCGCGGCTGGGCCGCGAACTCGGCGAAACCGGCCGGCTGGCGGACGAAGCGGTCGATCTCGCCATGCGCGGCCTTCGCCGTTTCGCGCTGCTGATCGATGCGCATGGCGTCGAAGACGTGCAGACCGTCGCCACCGCGGCGGTGCGCGATGCGGAGAACGGACCGCAATTCCTGGCGCAGGTCCGCGAGATCGGCCTTTCGCCGCGCCTTCTCACCGGCGTGGAGGAAGCGCTGACGGGGGCCGAAGGCATCATCGGCGCATTTCCCGGTGCCTGCGGCATCGTCGCGGACCTTGGCGGGGGGAGCCTGGAGCTCGCGCGCGTCGCCAAGGGCGTGGCGCAGGAAGCGGTCAGTTTTCCGCTCGGAACCCTGCGCCTGCCCGAATATCGCGGCGAAACCGACAAGGCGACGCGCAAAGCCTTGATGAAGGCGATCGAAGGCGCGCCGGCCATGCCCAAGCGCGGTTGCCTCTACCTCGTCGGCGGCACGTTGCGTGCGCTGGCGACGTTCGAAATCGGCGAAACCGACTATCCGGTGACCGACCCTCACGGATTTTCTCTATCGGCAAAGGACGCGCTGGCCATTGCGGAAGGCGTCGCCGCCATGACGCCCGAGGACCTGCAGGCGCGGCCGCGGGTCAGCGGAAGCCGGGCGTCGACCTTGCCCGACGCGGCCATCCTGCTGTCGGCACTGATCCGCAAGCTGGAGCCCGAACGGATCGTGTTCTCGTCATGGGGGATACGCGAAGGCCTTTTGCAATCGGCCCTGACGCAGGACCTGCGCGCGCAGGATCCCCTGCTGGCAGGGATCGAGGCCTTCGGTGCAACGCGCGGCTGCTCGCCCGAACTGGCGCGGCGGATCAATGCGTGGTCGCGGCCCGCACTGAAAGCGACGAGCGACGCGGACAAGCGGACTCGCCTGGCGGCGACGATACTCTCGCTCGCCTCGATGCAGATCGAACCGAACCTGCGCGTCGCCATCGCCACGGGCTGGGCGCTGGAAAAACGCTGGATCGGCCTGTCGGCAAAGGATCGGGCGAAGATCGCGACGGCCATCATGGCGAACGGGAACAAGGACTACGCGGGCGGTCGGTGGGCGACCATGCTCGACACGGAGGAACTGGAAGAAGCGGCGGTCTGGGGTCTGCTGGTCAGGCTGGCGCGGCGCTTGGGCGGCCGGACGAGCGCCGTGTTCGATTCCAGCCGGCTGCGCATCGCGGACGGCAAACTGATCCTCGAGATCGAAAGCGAACACGCGGCCATCTTCGGCATTCCCAGCGAAAAGGACATGGCACTGCTGGGCGAAAAACTGGCGCTGGAACCCGAGGTGCGGACGCTGGACGCCTTGCCGTCGGACTAGCGGGCGGTGGAGAAGGGCGAGAAGTCCGTCTGCGTGTCGAAGATGTCGACGCCCTCCCGCTTCTTCAGCGTGCCGACGACCCAGTACGTCACCGGAGTCAGCAGCGCTTCCCACGCGACCTTCAGTGCCCAGTTGGTGACCATCACGGTCACGACGGCTTCCGTGCTCCAGATCCCGAGAAACGCAACCGGATAGAAGATCAGGCTGTCCACGCCCTGGCCTACCAGCGTCGATCCAATGGTGCGCGTCCATAACGCCTTCCCGCGCGTCCAGACCTTCATCTTTGCCATGACGTAGGAATTGACGAATTCGCCGGCCCAGAACGCGGTGATGGAAGCAAGGACGATCCGCCACGTGCTGCCGAACACGGAGACATAGGTCTGCTGGCAGACGGTCCCCGCTGCCGCATTGGCCTCGCCCGTCATGGTGAGCGTTTCGCTGGCGGAACAGGTCCAGCCCTCGAACGGCGGCAGTCCTACGACCACGAAACTCATGATGGCGAGGAAGATCATCGCGGCGAACCCGGTCCAGATGACGCGGCGTGCGCGCGCGAAGCCGTAGATCTCCGTCAGCACGTCACCGATCACGTAACCGAGCGGGAAGAAAAGGATGCCCGCACCATAGATGAAGACGCCGTCGGGCGCCGGCCACCAGCCGTCGGGCCAGAAAGGTACTTCCACGAAGGTCAGCTTCGCGGCCCCGATGATGTTGGACAGCAGCAGGATCGCAACGAAGGCCGCCATGACGAAATCGTAGTAGCGGAAGCTGATCGGGGTGCTTCCCCCGGTTTCCAGACGTTGCGGCGGCCTATCCATGAAAGCGTCTGCTATCGCGATTTCCACGCCACGCAAAGCACGCTATGGCGCTGCCGGTGCGCGCCCGTAGCTCATCTGGATAGAGCGCGAGACTTCTAATCTTGAGGCAGCAGGTTCGAGTCCTGCCGGGCGCGCCACCTATGCTTCCGGGACCCTGTCGTCGCTGGGCGCCAATTCCGTCGTGTCGAGGTCCTTCGAGGAGCGGTCGCCGCGGGCTACCGTTGCGGTGACGGTCAGGTTGGCACTGGCGCTGGCGACCGTGCGGGTCATGTCCAGCAGCCTGTCGAACGGCAGTACGAACCCGATTACGAGCGCGGTCTGGGCGGTCGATACCCCTACGGAAGCCAGCACCGCCGCGAGCATGAAGAGGGAGGCCGACGGGATCGGAGCCGTCCCGAATGCGGCCAGCGCGGCGGTCAGGAACACGATCCCGAGCATGGGCAGATCGGGTGTTACGCCCAGCGCCTGCAGGCTGAAGACGCTGAGCAGGCCGACATACATGGCGGTTCCGTCCTTCCCGATGCTCGCGCCGATCGGCAGGACGGTGGAGGCGACGCCGCGGTCGATCCGCATCTTGTCGATCGCGACGCGCAAGGCGACGGGGAGGGTCGCGGCCGAGGACGCCGTCGCGAAGGCCACCGCCAGCGCGTCGAGAGCGGCGCGGTAGAACCGGCCGATTTGACGCCGGGCGACGAGCGCGATCATGGGCATGTGGACCAGCACGATCTGCGCGAGCACGCCGATGACGACGCATAGGGCGAGCAGGCCGATATTCGCGAACACGGCGACGCCGTTCTGCGCGACTGCGACCGCAATAAGGGCAAAGACGCCGTAGGGCGTGAATTCCATGACGAGCGCCACCAGGCGGAACAGGACGCGCGCGGTCGATTGCAGCAGACTGGCGACCGGGCGCCCTTCTTCGCCGGCGAGGACGACGCTGACCCCGAAGGCGATCGAGAAGAATATGATCGCGAGCATGTCACCCGCGACCAGCGCTTCCACGATGTTGACCGGCACGATGCCCATCAACTGGTCGTAGACCGGGACCGGCTCGCCAAGCGCGTAGGCTTCGCCGGATCCGATCGCGGCGCCGACACCCGGGCGGACGAGCAGGCCCGCCGCCATGCCGATGGAGACCGCGCAGGCGGTCGTGAAGGCGAACAGGGCGACCGTCCGGCCACCGACCGCGCCCAGCCTTCGCGGATCGGCCAGCGCGGTCACGCCCGAGGCGATGCTGATGAAGACGATGGGCACCACTAGCATCCGGATCAGCCGGACGAACAGGTCACCCACGAACGCGATGTAGGGGGGCGCCGCCGGAGCGAGCACGCCGAGCAGTATTCCGCTGACCAGTCCGACCAGCACCCGCTGCCACAGGGGGATCGCCTGCCAGCGCCGAAGCCAAGCCATCTGCAGTCTCCCTCCTAGACGCTCCCGCCCCAGAAATCCGTCCGGGGCGGCACCAGCATCCCGTGATCGTTGGCGATGCCGCCGGGCCGGTCTTCGGCCAGCCAGAACGGTCCGTCCAGATCGACGAAGGCGCTGTCCGCAGCGATGGCGAGGGCAGGGGCGATAGACAGCGACGAACTGATCATGCAGCCGGTCATCAGACCCAGTCCGCGAGCCTGCGCGGCGTCCCGAAGTTCAAGCGCGGCGGTCAGTCCGCCGGTCTTGTCCAGCTTCACGTTCACCACCGAATACCCGTCGGGCAGATCGCCCAGGTCCTGCGCCGTATGGAGCGATTCATCGGCAGCGATCGGAATGCCGGACACAAAGCCGCGCAGCCCTTCATCCTGTCCGGCGGGCAGCGGCTGCTCGAGAAGATCGACGCGCAGATCGACCATCAGATCCTGCAGGTCGCGGACCTCGTCGAGGCTCCAGCTTTCGTTGGGATCGACAATCAGGCGCGGGTGCGGCGCCCCGTCCCGCACGGCCCGCAACTGTGCGGCGGGATCGCTCGCGTCCACCTTAACCTTGATCAGCGGTGCGTCGCGCAATTCATGGGCCGCCGCGCGCATCCGGTCCGGCTCGTCCAGGCCGACCGTCAGCGCTGTCGGGACGGGCGCGAGCGGATCGGGCAGTCCGAGCCGATCGAAAACGCGACGTCCCGACAGCCGCGCTTCGAGATCCCACAGCGCGCAATCGACGGCATTGCGGGCAGCGCCCG
This genomic interval from Qipengyuania sp. JC766 contains the following:
- the virB11 gene encoding P-type DNA transfer ATPase VirB11; the protein is MSQERSVYLDAYLAPFREWLDRDTVTEILVNRPGEVWVEDAALGGMQKIATPGIDDKLVQRLAEQVARVSHQGINREHPLLGATLPDGARVQFCGPPASRKHWVMAIRRHRRLDLPLDAYDTGPLTGAEPPAMPDPQAQPIAFLREAIRQKKTILISGGTSTGKTTFLNAMLGEIPAHERVVLVEDTPELRLPGENGVGLVAVKGELGEAKVTANELLQAALRLRPDRVVLGELRGAESVSFLRAINTGHPGSFSTIHANSLSGALEQLSLMVMQTGIGLTRPDTIAYASSVIDVLVQLGRDEQGRRGITQIAESASLV
- a CDS encoding RNA degradosome polyphosphate kinase, whose translation is MSTARTIANDIIPTVVDDGHERYFNRELSWLAFNERVLAEACNPDYPLLERLRFLSISGSNLDEFMQIRVAGLIGQVQRGIERTSIEGRTPSQQLTCIRKALATITEDQQAIWRDLRSLLADAGIHIADERRIDREAHEWLRQFFLDEILPIITPQALDPAHPFPFVANEGLGVLFTVKRKKEQLVEMILIPSALPRFIRVPGGEDGTGDATYISIESLIGRFAEHLFPGFDIKGDGVFRVLRDSDIEIEEEAEDLVRTFRSAIQRRRRGQVIQLELDADFDPTAEQMLREQLAPSGVSVVKTDGMLGIEGLSAIIEEDRPDLKFDSYTPRYPERILEHDGDAFAAIREKDIVIHHPYESFDVVVDFIRQAAHDRNVVAIKQALYRAGTQSAVIEALVEAAENGKSVTAVVELKARFDEEQNLYWANKLERAGVQVIYGFVDWKTHAKCAMVVRREDEGFRTYCHFGTGNYHPVTAKVYTDLSFFTASPKLGRDAAKLFNFVTGYVEPRETEMLGISPIDLREKLYTAIDREIENVRRGKPAAIWAKMNQLTDSGMIERLYAASDAGVEIQLIVRGICCIKPGVEGLSDHINVRSIIGRFLEHSRIYAFANGEPMPSPRASVYISSADLMSRNLDRRVEALVPITNRTVHDQVLQQVLLANLLDTERSWELQPDGSYRRLEGDGKPFNCHRYFMTNPSLSGRGGALEVGGVPKLALRKGAT
- a CDS encoding Ppx/GppA family phosphatase; this translates as MQAAEDAPPEPIAAFLGTPATHAVVDIGSNTVRLVLYGGSPRAPMVLLNEKVTARLGRELGETGRLADEAVDLAMRGLRRFALLIDAHGVEDVQTVATAAVRDAENGPQFLAQVREIGLSPRLLTGVEEALTGAEGIIGAFPGACGIVADLGGGSLELARVAKGVAQEAVSFPLGTLRLPEYRGETDKATRKALMKAIEGAPAMPKRGCLYLVGGTLRALATFEIGETDYPVTDPHGFSLSAKDALAIAEGVAAMTPEDLQARPRVSGSRASTLPDAAILLSALIRKLEPERIVFSSWGIREGLLQSALTQDLRAQDPLLAGIEAFGATRGCSPELARRINAWSRPALKATSDADKRTRLAATILSLASMQIEPNLRVAIATGWALEKRWIGLSAKDRAKIATAIMANGNKDYAGGRWATMLDTEELEEAAVWGLLVRLARRLGGRTSAVFDSSRLRIADGKLILEIESEHAAIFGIPSEKDMALLGEKLALEPEVRTLDALPSD
- a CDS encoding queuosine precursor transporter, coding for MDRPPQRLETGGSTPISFRYYDFVMAAFVAILLLSNIIGAAKLTFVEVPFWPDGWWPAPDGVFIYGAGILFFPLGYVIGDVLTEIYGFARARRVIWTGFAAMIFLAIMSFVVVGLPPFEGWTCSASETLTMTGEANAAAGTVCQQTYVSVFGSTWRIVLASITAFWAGEFVNSYVMAKMKVWTRGKALWTRTIGSTLVGQGVDSLIFYPVAFLGIWSTEAVVTVMVTNWALKVAWEALLTPVTYWVVGTLKKREGVDIFDTQTDFSPFSTAR
- a CDS encoding dicarboxylate/amino acid:cation symporter, producing MAWLRRWQAIPLWQRVLVGLVSGILLGVLAPAAPPYIAFVGDLFVRLIRMLVVPIVFISIASGVTALADPRRLGAVGGRTVALFAFTTACAVSIGMAAGLLVRPGVGAAIGSGEAYALGEPVPVYDQLMGIVPVNIVEALVAGDMLAIIFFSIAFGVSVVLAGEEGRPVASLLQSTARVLFRLVALVMEFTPYGVFALIAVAVAQNGVAVFANIGLLALCVVIGVLAQIVLVHMPMIALVARRQIGRFYRAALDALAVAFATASSAATLPVALRVAIDKMRIDRGVASTVLPIGASIGKDGTAMYVGLLSVFSLQALGVTPDLPMLGIVFLTAALAAFGTAPIPSASLFMLAAVLASVGVSTAQTALVIGFVLPFDRLLDMTRTVASASANLTVTATVARGDRSSKDLDTTELAPSDDRVPEA
- the dgcA gene encoding N-acetyl-D-Glu racemase DgcA; the encoded protein is MVARVLTARHEALPLARPFRISRGVKTVADVIVVEIVQEGIVGRGEGVPYARYGEDVAGSLAALQAVGDAIRAGASREDLLRAMSAGAARNAVDCALWDLEARLSGRRVFDRLGLPDPLAPVPTALTVGLDEPDRMRAAAHELRDAPLIKVKVDASDPAAQLRAVRDGAPHPRLIVDPNESWSLDEVRDLQDLMVDLRVDLLEQPLPAGQDEGLRGFVSGIPIAADESLHTAQDLGDLPDGYSVVNVKLDKTGGLTAALELRDAAQARGLGLMTGCMISSSLSIAPALAIAADSAFVDLDGPFWLAEDRPGGIANDHGMLVPPRTDFWGGSV